In one window of Posidoniimonas corsicana DNA:
- a CDS encoding Do family serine endopeptidase translates to MTNTATLRRRAAAAGLTLLLAVGVSLGAAGRHATQDKSTTPINSADVASAKSLSNAFRAASDKVLPAVVAIENRPKLAQSGMRQVPDMSDRFGGRNPFQGTPFEDFFKGMPEGQVNPQFRHLPNAGPMGIGSGVIIDPSGVILTNNHVVEGGGEVTVRLNDGREFKAASVATDPKTDLAIVRIEGAKNLVAAELADSDQVEVGDWVLALGQPFGLESTVTAGIVSATHRGIGITDRESFIQTDAAINPGNSGGPLVDLDGRIVGINTAISSRSGGNNGIGFAVPANLASWVVKQLETDGVVHRAYLGVGIQPVTQEIAGQFGVRPREGVVVTQVYPDTPAAKMGLREGDVITHLDGEEVGSAGELQLLVEQTELGKTHPMKVVRDGKSLKLAFSPEAQPESFGARVGQRSSQLESPQAKPSALGMGLDNLTPEVGKQLGLTATEGVVVTEVDNGSRAAEAGIQPGMVIRQINRQEVQNADDARQLLSDADPDESVLLLVQTGAGSRFVVIER, encoded by the coding sequence ATGACAAATACAGCTACCCTTCGACGCCGCGCCGCCGCGGCCGGATTAACACTCTTACTAGCAGTCGGCGTTTCGCTCGGCGCCGCCGGCCGCCACGCCACGCAGGACAAGTCGACGACGCCCATCAACAGCGCGGACGTCGCGTCCGCCAAGAGCCTTTCCAACGCGTTCCGCGCCGCGTCCGACAAGGTGCTGCCAGCGGTCGTTGCGATCGAGAACCGACCCAAGCTCGCACAGTCGGGCATGCGTCAGGTCCCCGACATGTCCGACCGCTTCGGCGGCCGCAACCCGTTCCAAGGCACGCCGTTCGAAGACTTCTTCAAGGGCATGCCCGAAGGGCAGGTGAACCCTCAGTTCCGGCACCTGCCCAACGCGGGTCCGATGGGGATCGGCTCGGGCGTGATCATCGACCCGTCCGGCGTGATCCTGACCAACAACCACGTGGTTGAGGGCGGCGGCGAGGTCACCGTGCGGCTCAACGACGGACGCGAGTTCAAGGCCGCGTCGGTCGCCACCGACCCCAAGACCGACCTGGCTATCGTCCGCATCGAGGGCGCTAAGAACTTGGTCGCGGCCGAGCTGGCCGACAGCGACCAGGTGGAAGTTGGCGACTGGGTGCTCGCGCTCGGTCAGCCGTTCGGCCTGGAGAGCACGGTGACCGCCGGCATCGTCAGCGCCACCCACCGCGGCATCGGCATCACCGACCGCGAGAGCTTCATCCAGACCGACGCCGCCATCAACCCCGGCAACAGCGGCGGGCCGCTGGTCGACCTGGACGGCCGCATCGTCGGCATCAACACGGCAATCTCGTCCCGCTCGGGCGGCAACAACGGCATCGGCTTCGCCGTGCCCGCCAACCTGGCGAGCTGGGTGGTCAAGCAGCTCGAGACCGACGGCGTCGTGCACCGGGCGTACCTGGGCGTCGGCATCCAGCCGGTCACTCAGGAGATCGCCGGCCAGTTCGGCGTCCGCCCCCGCGAGGGCGTGGTCGTGACGCAAGTCTACCCCGACACGCCGGCCGCCAAGATGGGCCTCCGCGAGGGTGACGTCATCACGCACCTCGACGGCGAAGAGGTCGGCTCCGCCGGCGAGCTGCAGCTGCTGGTCGAGCAGACCGAGCTCGGCAAGACGCACCCGATGAAGGTCGTCCGGGACGGCAAGTCGCTCAAGCTCGCCTTCTCGCCCGAGGCCCAGCCCGAGAGCTTCGGCGCCCGGGTCGGCCAGCGGTCGAGCCAGCTAGAGTCGCCGCAGGCCAAGCCGTCCGCCCTCGGCATGGGTCTGGACAACCTCACCCCTGAGGTCGGCAAGCAGCTGGGGCTGACCGCCACCGAGGGCGTGGTGGTGACCGAGGTCGACAACGGCTCGCGGGCCGCCGAAGCGGGCATCCAGCCCGGCATGGTCATCCGCCAGATCAACCGCCAGGAAGTGCAGAACGCCGACGACGCCCGGCAGCTGCTCTCCGACGCCGACCCCGACGAAAGTGTGCTGCTGCTCGTGCAGACCGGCGCCGGGTCCCGGTTCGTAGTGATCGAGCGGTAG
- a CDS encoding glycoside hydrolase family 28 protein, whose amino-acid sequence MKAPLLAALLVTTLPATLGWAAGAADFTLPEVRAVSIPSGRVSIADFGAKPDGRTLNTQAFAKAIKSVASQGGGRVVVPRGVWKTGPIELESNIDLHVEQGAVVLFSGDLDHYRTPNGKVAHLISGADLENVAITGSGVFEGAGDYWRPVKEFKMTDKQWKKLLSKGGVLTDDEEIWWPSEEHTKVKRPRLVRLDDCRRVLIENATFRNSPSFSLDVSDCEDVTIRGVTVLNFWYAQNGDGIDLHSCKNVQIIGARVDVGDDALCMKSNPGKPLENVLVKDCTVFHGHGGFVIGSEELGGMNNLRVRDCTFIGTDVGLRFKSARDRGGLVTNVDIQNVNMIDIAEQAILFDMHYEAGIPLDKQGLVTRNAGSAPPAVTDTTPRFRQISIRDVTCRGAERAVLLAGLPEMPVQDVLLENVSITAKRGMVCMDAVGVELRGVEVLCDEGPALHVYNTRRLAVDDFRWRAGTATPVRVQGPQNAELTFSGIAGGGEAISLIEGAEASAVQSR is encoded by the coding sequence ATGAAGGCCCCTCTGCTTGCTGCGTTGCTCGTGACCACCCTGCCCGCCACCCTTGGTTGGGCTGCGGGCGCGGCCGACTTCACGCTTCCGGAGGTGCGGGCCGTCAGTATCCCCAGCGGCCGGGTGAGCATCGCCGACTTCGGCGCGAAGCCCGACGGCCGAACGCTCAACACCCAGGCGTTCGCCAAGGCCATCAAGTCGGTCGCATCGCAGGGCGGCGGCCGGGTGGTTGTGCCGCGCGGGGTCTGGAAGACGGGTCCGATCGAGCTGGAGAGCAACATCGACCTGCACGTGGAGCAGGGCGCCGTGGTGCTGTTCTCGGGCGACCTCGACCACTACCGGACGCCCAACGGTAAGGTGGCGCACCTGATTTCGGGCGCCGACCTCGAGAACGTCGCCATTACGGGGTCCGGCGTCTTCGAAGGGGCGGGCGACTACTGGCGCCCGGTCAAAGAATTCAAGATGACCGACAAGCAGTGGAAGAAGCTGCTGAGCAAAGGCGGCGTGCTGACCGACGACGAAGAGATCTGGTGGCCGTCCGAGGAGCACACCAAAGTCAAACGCCCGCGGTTGGTGCGGCTGGACGACTGCCGGCGGGTGCTGATCGAGAACGCGACGTTCCGCAACTCGCCGTCGTTCAGCCTGGACGTTTCGGACTGTGAGGATGTCACGATCCGCGGCGTCACGGTGCTGAACTTCTGGTACGCCCAGAACGGCGACGGCATCGACCTGCACTCGTGCAAGAACGTCCAGATCATCGGCGCGCGGGTTGACGTCGGCGACGACGCTTTGTGTATGAAGTCGAACCCCGGCAAGCCGCTGGAGAACGTGCTGGTGAAGGACTGCACCGTGTTTCACGGCCACGGCGGTTTCGTGATCGGGAGCGAGGAGCTGGGCGGAATGAACAACCTCCGGGTGCGCGACTGCACGTTCATCGGCACCGACGTGGGGCTGCGATTCAAGAGCGCGCGTGACCGGGGCGGCCTGGTCACGAATGTCGACATCCAGAACGTGAACATGATCGACATCGCCGAGCAGGCGATCCTGTTCGACATGCACTACGAGGCGGGCATTCCGCTCGACAAGCAGGGGCTCGTGACGCGCAACGCGGGCTCGGCGCCGCCTGCTGTCACCGACACCACGCCGCGGTTCCGCCAGATCTCGATCCGCGACGTCACCTGCCGGGGCGCCGAGCGCGCGGTGCTGCTCGCCGGGCTGCCAGAGATGCCGGTGCAGGACGTCCTGCTGGAGAATGTTTCGATCACCGCCAAACGCGGCATGGTCTGCATGGACGCTGTCGGCGTCGAACTGCGGGGCGTTGAAGTGCTGTGCGACGAAGGCCCGGCGCTGCACGTCTACAACACGCGGCGGCTGGCAGTCGACGACTTCCGCTGGCGCGCCGGAACCGCCACGCCCGTGCGGGTGCAGGGTCCGCAGAACGCGGAGCTGACGTTCTCCGGGATCGCCGGTGGCGGCGAAGCGATCAGCCTGATCGAGGGCGCAGAGGCGTCGGCAGTGCAGAGTCGGTAG